The genomic window TGCCGGAGTCGCTTGCCAGGACGGCGATTGTCGAAGTAGGCCGAAGGACATACTTGCGGGGTTTTGTGGCGGCCAACGATGGGAACATCAGCGTTCGCATTGGGGACGATGTCATTTTGGCGACGCCTACTGGCCGCAGCAAGGGCTTCATTCGAGAGGACGAGTTGGTCAAGATGAGCCTTTCGGGTGAGAAGCTTGAGGGGCAGCTTGCGCCGTCATCGGAGATCAGAATGCACTTTGGTATCTATCGCACGAGGCCTGACGTCATGGCCGTTGACCACGCCCACCCGCCGATTTGCACGGGCTTTGCGGTCGCGGGCATCGCGCTGGATAAGTGCGTTCTGGCTGAGGTTGTGATGACGCTCGGCGCTATCCCCATAGCCGCTTTCGCCGCTCCGTCAACGCAGGAGCTAGCGGACGCGGTCGCGGAGAAGGTCCGGCTCTGCGATGCGGTCCTGCTCGCGAATCATGGCGCTGTAACGGTCGGCAGGGACATCTTCGCCGCGCACTATGGCATGGAGCGGATTGAGCATTTGGCGAGCATATCGCTCGTAGCCCGCCTGCTGGGTGGGGAGAGGCTATTAACTCCGAGGCAGGTGCAAGAGATCAGCCAGGTCCAGCGGGCTTCTGGTGGACGGCTGCCGGCGCTTGCATGCAAGACGTGCGATGATGCATCATGTTCGATCGAGACTTCTATGTCTGAGGGAGAGCCTGGCCAAAGCACGGTCATCCCAAGCGAGCTAACCGTCGCAGGAGCTGCCTCGGACGAACGAGTGGCTGAGTTGGTTTCGGCTATAAAGGAAGAGTTTGCAAAGCTACAATAGTCAATAGCGGGAACGCATTTCGTAACAAGTAAAAGGGCACTCATTAGGGTCTCGTAAGAAGTAAAGGAGCACGCATTAGGATGTATGGCGAAGCGCTTGGAATGATAGAGACTAAGGGTCTGGTGGCGATGATCGAGGCGTCTGATGCTATGGTCAAGGCGGCGAACGTGAAGCTGGTTACTTATGAGAAGATAGGCGGCGGTTACGTTACGGCGCTTGTTAGGGGCGATGTTGCAGCCGTTAAGGCGGCGACCGACGCCGGGGCCGAGGCGGCAAAGCGGGTCGGCGAGCTGGTAGCGGTGCACGTAATCCCCAGGCCTCATACGAGCCTGGAGGACGTTCTGCCGATAGGGAGAACTGTTCCGAAGGAGAAGAAGTAGCGGCCATCGTTGTCGGCGTTGGGCACCGGTTGGGTCTGCGGTGAGACTTCATCCGTTCGACGTTACACGATAGTTATTCCAGCATATCTGCGTCCCGATAGCCGCGAAGCACAGCATATAGGACGCTTTGCGGGGATTTGTTTAACCAGCATAACCAACAGGACACGCGGGATTTGGCTAACAGGAAGTACAACCAAGTAGAGCTAGAGAAGAAGTGGCGGGCCCGGTGGGAGCAGACGGGCCTCTATGAGACCGACCTGAACTCCGAGAAGCCGAAGTTCTACAATCTGACGATGTTCATATACCCGTCGGGCGCGAAGATGCACATGGGCCACGCCTACTGCTACTCCGGTTGCGACACCTACGGGCGGTTCAAGCGCTTATGCGGCTTCAACGTGTTCCAGCCGATAGGCTACGACGCTTTTGGGCTTCCGGCAGAAAACTACGCCATCAAGCACAACGTGCATCCCGCTGTCTCGACGCGATCCAACGTCGAGTTCATCAGGAGGCAGCTCCGCATGCTCGGGGCGATGTTCGACTGGACTAAGGAGGTCAACACCAGTAGTCCCGAGTATTACCGCTGGACGCAGTGGCTGTTTCTCCAGCTTTACAAGAACGGGCTCGCGTACAGGAAAGAGGCGCCCGTCAACTGGTGCGATTCGTGTCTCACCGTTCTCGCCAACGAGCAGGTTGTGGGCGGTCAGTGCGAACGGTGCGGCTCGCCAGTCGTAAAGCGCAATATGCTCCAGTGGTTCTTCAAGATTACGGATTATGCCGAGCGGCTGATAAACGATCTCGACAACGTTGACTGGCCGGAGACAACCAGGCTGATGCAGCGCAACTGGATCGGTAGGAGTGAGGGCGCGGACGTTGCTTTTGAAGTAGATGGCAAGGACGTGAGGGTGAGGGTGTTCACGACGAGGCCCGACACGCTCTTCGGGGCGACGTATATGGTTTTGGCTCCCGAGCATCCGGAGGTCCTGCGGCTTGCTGAGCCCAGCCGGGCGGCTGAGGTCGAGCAATACATCAAGCAGGCAGCCAGGAAGAGCGAGCTGGAGCGAGTCCATCTCGACAAGGAGAAGACCGGAGTTTTTCTGGGGGCTTATGCCATCAATCCTGTCAACGGCGAGAGGATACCGATCTGGACCGCCGACTACGTCCTGGCGACGTATGGTTCGGGGGCTGTGATGGCGGTCCCAGCGCACGATGAGCGGGACTTTGAGTTCGCAAGCAAGTTTGGCCTACCGATCCGCGAGGTTGTTCTGGCTCCGGGCAAGGAGGCGGGACAGCCACTTGCCGCGGCATACATCGGCGAGGGGACGATGGTGAGCTCCGGCAAGTACGACGGGATGCATTCGGCGGCCTTCAAGAAAGCGATCGTGGGGGAGCTGGCATCCAGAGGGGCTGCCGAGTTCAAGGTCCAATACAAGATGCGGGACTGGCTCATCTCGCGGCAGCGCTACTGGGGCGCCCCAATCCCGGTCATCTACTGCGACAAATGCGGCGATGTTCCGGTTCCCGAAAGCGACCTGCCTGTGCAGCTGCCTGAGGTAGCCAACTTCGAGCCTGATGGCTCCGGTAGGTCGCCTCTTAATCGATCGCCGGAATTCATCAACACGCTTTGCCCCAAGTGCCACGGCCCGGCCAAACGGGAACCTGACACCT from bacterium includes these protein-coding regions:
- a CDS encoding class II aldolase/adducin family protein; its protein translation is MQEAIESLVGAYSGRYLPESLARTAIVEVGRRTYLRGFVAANDGNISVRIGDDVILATPTGRSKGFIREDELVKMSLSGEKLEGQLAPSSEIRMHFGIYRTRPDVMAVDHAHPPICTGFAVAGIALDKCVLAEVVMTLGAIPIAAFAAPSTQELADAVAEKVRLCDAVLLANHGAVTVGRDIFAAHYGMERIEHLASISLVARLLGGERLLTPRQVQEISQVQRASGGRLPALACKTCDDASCSIETSMSEGEPGQSTVIPSELTVAGAASDERVAELVSAIKEEFAKLQ
- the eutM gene encoding ethanolamine utilization microcompartment protein EutM — encoded protein: MYGEALGMIETKGLVAMIEASDAMVKAANVKLVTYEKIGGGYVTALVRGDVAAVKAATDAGAEAAKRVGELVAVHVIPRPHTSLEDVLPIGRTVPKEKK
- the leuS gene encoding leucine--tRNA ligase; amino-acid sequence: MANRKYNQVELEKKWRARWEQTGLYETDLNSEKPKFYNLTMFIYPSGAKMHMGHAYCYSGCDTYGRFKRLCGFNVFQPIGYDAFGLPAENYAIKHNVHPAVSTRSNVEFIRRQLRMLGAMFDWTKEVNTSSPEYYRWTQWLFLQLYKNGLAYRKEAPVNWCDSCLTVLANEQVVGGQCERCGSPVVKRNMLQWFFKITDYAERLINDLDNVDWPETTRLMQRNWIGRSEGADVAFEVDGKDVRVRVFTTRPDTLFGATYMVLAPEHPEVLRLAEPSRAAEVEQYIKQAARKSELERVHLDKEKTGVFLGAYAINPVNGERIPIWTADYVLATYGSGAVMAVPAHDERDFEFASKFGLPIREVVLAPGKEAGQPLAAAYIGEGTMVSSGKYDGMHSAAFKKAIVGELASRGAAEFKVQYKMRDWLISRQRYWGAPIPVIYCDKCGDVPVPESDLPVQLPEVANFEPDGSGRSPLNRSPEFINTLCPKCHGPAKREPDTLDTFVCSAWYHLRYPSAQNDEAPFDPALTRRWLPVDQYTGGPEHTVGHLLYFRFITKVLYDLGYLYFDEPALRLRHQGMITLGGTRMSKSAGNIINPDDAINSHGSDVLRLALFFMGPFREGGEWSESCLVGIPRFLQKVWNLVQKHLESRESGEEESDLDDDMLRTIHRTIRQVRRDIERFHFNTALAALMELQTALTRSEAYTNREAVETFVLLLAPLAPHLAEELFEQLGHTESVFDARFPEFQESLIKAKMITVPVQVNGKVRARLEVESDLSEQEILELALADENVQKHTAGKQLKGTRYVKGRIVSIAAR